In Deltaproteobacteria bacterium, a genomic segment contains:
- a CDS encoding thioredoxin domain-containing protein, with protein sequence MRRIALLSCCAATALIACNNGNSAVTTPGTASAQPSAFSMPEIVAEVDGQTISRKELETAAAPQLSKIQSQVYEAYKVSLDNLIGDKLLEKAAKTAGKTPEAYMKGEIDEQITPASEAELKKFYEQRKAQMGGKKFDEIKPQIEAFLANQQRQQLQQKFALNIKKDAAIKTYIEPPRVKIDAGKSPSKGPEKAPIQIVEFSDYQCPFCGRSRATVKKVLETYGDKVRYTFRDFPLSFHDKAFKAHEAAHCANEQGKYWEMNTVLFEQQQDLSEPKLKEYAKTVGLDGAKFDACLGSGKFTKQIHDDMEAAQAVGVSGTPSFFVNGIPLSGARPFDDFKKIIDAELAKR encoded by the coding sequence ATGCGACGTATTGCTTTGCTCTCTTGCTGTGCCGCGACGGCCTTGATCGCGTGCAATAACGGTAATAGCGCCGTCACGACACCGGGCACCGCCTCCGCGCAGCCGAGCGCTTTCTCGATGCCGGAGATCGTCGCCGAAGTCGACGGGCAGACGATTTCGCGGAAAGAATTAGAAACCGCTGCGGCCCCGCAACTGTCGAAGATTCAAAGCCAGGTCTACGAAGCGTATAAAGTCTCACTCGACAATCTGATCGGCGACAAACTGCTGGAAAAGGCCGCCAAAACCGCCGGCAAGACGCCCGAGGCCTATATGAAGGGCGAGATCGACGAGCAGATCACGCCAGCCAGCGAGGCGGAGCTGAAGAAATTTTATGAACAGCGCAAAGCCCAAATGGGCGGAAAGAAATTCGACGAGATCAAACCACAGATCGAGGCCTTCCTCGCCAATCAACAGCGGCAGCAACTGCAACAAAAATTCGCGCTGAACATTAAGAAAGACGCGGCGATCAAGACCTACATCGAACCGCCGCGCGTGAAGATCGATGCCGGGAAATCGCCCAGCAAGGGACCGGAGAAGGCCCCGATCCAAATCGTTGAATTTTCCGATTATCAATGCCCGTTCTGCGGCCGGTCCCGTGCCACCGTGAAAAAGGTGTTAGAGACCTACGGCGACAAAGTCCGTTACACCTTCCGCGACTTCCCGCTCTCGTTCCACGACAAGGCCTTCAAGGCGCACGAAGCAGCGCATTGCGCGAACGAACAGGGAAAATATTGGGAGATGAACACCGTGCTGTTCGAACAGCAGCAAGACCTCTCCGAGCCGAAACTGAAAGAATATGCGAAGACCGTAGGACTCGACGGCGCGAAGTTTGACGCATGCCTCGGCAGCGGGAAATTTACGAAGCAGATCCACGATGACATGGAGGCCGCGCAAGCCGTTGGTGTCAGCGGCACGCCATCGTTTTTCGTGAACGGTATTCCGCTGAGCGGCGCGCGCCCGTTCGATGATTTCAAAAAGATCATCGATGCGGAATTGGCGAAGCGATAG
- a CDS encoding ZIP family metal transporter, translating into MMEQFAGNLVWAVGGIVALMIVGGLLPRLVPRWRVHMPLALAAAAGIMLATAICHLVPEAYALLGSRASFGILGGFVVLYLFERFLTIHICETFGCHVHTVGLSALFGLSLHTFANGVALGAGLMQGLGGLVFLAIAAHKLPEAFSLTAILTHEQYRTRSIVWMNLLFMAMIPLGALAVRAVAAQVNDTFVAWALAFSAGTFLHVAVSDLLPEVHRTTAHRGVVAVAFLGGMAVVALLGVWVH; encoded by the coding sequence ATGATGGAACAATTTGCTGGAAATTTAGTGTGGGCCGTCGGCGGGATCGTTGCATTAATGATCGTGGGCGGACTGTTGCCGCGCTTGGTTCCGCGGTGGCGGGTGCATATGCCGTTAGCGTTGGCCGCGGCGGCCGGCATCATGTTGGCCACAGCGATTTGCCATTTAGTGCCGGAGGCCTATGCATTGCTCGGGTCGCGCGCCAGTTTCGGGATCTTGGGCGGGTTCGTCGTCCTCTATTTGTTCGAACGTTTTCTGACAATTCACATCTGCGAAACGTTTGGGTGTCACGTTCACACCGTTGGTCTCTCGGCATTGTTCGGACTTTCGCTCCATACCTTTGCCAATGGGGTGGCGCTCGGCGCGGGGCTGATGCAAGGCCTGGGCGGCTTGGTCTTCCTCGCGATCGCCGCGCATAAGCTCCCGGAGGCCTTTTCGCTGACCGCGATCCTGACCCACGAACAGTATCGTACGCGGAGCATCGTCTGGATGAACCTCCTCTTTATGGCAATGATTCCGCTCGGCGCGCTGGCGGTCCGCGCCGTCGCGGCCCAAGTGAATGACACGTTTGTGGCGTGGGCGCTGGCCTTTTCCGCCGGCACATTCCTGCACGTCGCTGTTTCCGATCTGCTTCCCGAAGTCCACCGCACCACCGCCCACCGCGGCGTCGTGGCCGTAGCCTTTTTAGGCGGGATGGCCGTCGTGGCGCTATTAGGGGTTTGGGTGCATTAG
- the glnA gene encoding type I glutamate--ammonia ligase, whose product MPPTTIKEALTYAKEQRATMVDFKFVDLPGTWQHFSVPVAELSESSFEHGFGFDGSSIRGWQPIHASDMLIVPDPTTARLDPFMAEPTISFVCDIVDPLTKEPYSRDPRHIAKKAEQCLKATGLADTAYFGPEAEFFIFDSVRFDQTHHEGYYHIDSSEGRWNSGTDSNGSPNLGYRPRYKEGYFPVSPTDSQQDIRSEMALTLERLNIRVEAQHHEVATAGQAEIDMRFSPLVEMGDNLMWFKYVVKNVARRYNKTVTFMPKPLFDDNGSGMHIHTSLWKDGKPLFAGDQYGGLSQMALWAIGGILKHAPAICAFSNPTTNSYRRLVPGFEAPINLAYSSRNRSASIRLPMYSNSPKAKRIEFRTPDPSCNGYLAFSAILMAMLDGIEHKLDPGKPLDLDIYALTTEELKNVPKCPGALEDALTALERDYEFLLRGEVFTRDVINTWLEYKWQREVNQVRLRPVPHEFALYYDC is encoded by the coding sequence ATGCCGCCCACCACCATTAAGGAGGCGTTAACCTACGCCAAGGAACAGCGCGCCACGATGGTCGACTTTAAATTCGTCGACCTTCCTGGCACTTGGCAACATTTTTCGGTCCCGGTCGCGGAGCTGAGCGAATCGTCGTTCGAGCATGGCTTCGGTTTCGACGGTTCCTCGATTCGAGGCTGGCAACCGATCCACGCCAGCGACATGCTGATCGTCCCCGATCCCACCACGGCGCGACTCGATCCGTTCATGGCGGAACCGACTATTTCGTTCGTTTGCGATATCGTCGACCCGCTCACGAAAGAGCCTTACAGCCGCGACCCACGCCACATCGCCAAAAAAGCGGAACAGTGCCTCAAGGCCACTGGCTTGGCCGACACCGCGTATTTCGGACCAGAGGCGGAGTTTTTTATCTTCGACAGCGTGCGTTTCGACCAAACGCATCACGAAGGATACTACCATATCGATTCGTCAGAAGGCCGCTGGAATAGTGGAACGGACAGCAACGGCTCGCCGAATCTCGGTTACCGCCCGCGCTATAAGGAAGGCTATTTTCCCGTGTCGCCGACCGATTCACAGCAAGATATTCGCAGCGAAATGGCACTCACGTTGGAACGACTCAACATCCGCGTCGAGGCGCAGCATCATGAAGTCGCCACGGCCGGGCAAGCCGAGATCGACATGCGTTTCTCGCCGCTGGTCGAAATGGGCGACAACCTGATGTGGTTCAAATACGTCGTGAAAAACGTGGCGCGGCGCTACAACAAAACCGTCACGTTCATGCCGAAGCCGCTGTTCGACGACAACGGCAGCGGGATGCATATCCACACCAGCCTCTGGAAAGATGGCAAACCGCTGTTCGCCGGTGACCAATACGGCGGGCTCTCGCAAATGGCGTTGTGGGCGATCGGCGGGATCCTCAAGCATGCGCCCGCGATCTGCGCGTTCAGCAATCCCACGACCAATTCGTATCGTCGCTTGGTTCCCGGTTTCGAGGCCCCGATCAATCTCGCCTATTCGTCGCGAAATCGCTCCGCCTCGATCCGGCTCCCGATGTATTCGAATTCACCCAAGGCGAAACGGATTGAATTCCGCACTCCCGATCCTTCCTGCAATGGGTACTTGGCGTTCAGTGCCATCCTGATGGCGATGCTCGACGGCATCGAACACAAGCTCGATCCGGGCAAGCCGCTCGACTTGGACATCTACGCGCTAACGACCGAGGAATTGAAAAACGTCCCCAAATGCCCGGGCGCGTTGGAAGACGCACTCACCGCATTGGAGCGCGATTATGAATTCCTGCTCCGCGGCGAGGTCTTCACTCGGGACGTGATCAACACGTGGCTCGAATATAAATGGCAGCGTGAAGTCAACCAAGTCCGGTTGCGCCCGGTGCCGCATGAGTTCGCGTTGTATTACGATTGCTGA
- a CDS encoding Glu/Leu/Phe/Val dehydrogenase — protein sequence MRVEWDSPLFSQFQRYFDGLAERVQLDPEVSLRLRVPRRVVVVTIPARMDDGQMRVFLGYRVQHSSMLGPCKGGIRYAPDVNLGEISLMALLMTMKCALVGLPLGGAKGGVVCDPHDLSRAELQNITRRYTTEIIKVIGPDQDIPAPDMGTDAQVMAWIMDTYSLAQGHSVPAVVTGKPLSIGGTHGRLSATGLGVCFAIQAAARRKQFNLTADTTVIVQGFGNVGYFAADGMRNLGCRVVGVSDIGSAIYNPKGLDLEVIARYVKEHRYLKGCPGGEAMTNAELLEQRCDILIPAATQDQIGAHNVDRIRCQILAEGANAATNPDASQVLEDRGVLVIPDILANAGGVTTSYFEWVQGLQNFFWTEERVNQELQRVMNDAVDRVYQTSQAEGLNMRDASLTVACRRIQDAYRVRGLFP from the coding sequence ATCCGGGTCGAGTGGGACTCCCCGCTGTTTTCACAATTTCAGCGCTATTTCGACGGCCTGGCCGAACGCGTCCAGCTCGATCCGGAAGTCTCGCTGCGATTACGAGTCCCGCGCCGCGTCGTCGTCGTGACCATTCCGGCACGGATGGACGACGGTCAAATGCGCGTCTTTCTCGGCTACCGGGTGCAACACAGTTCCATGCTCGGACCTTGTAAAGGAGGTATCCGTTACGCGCCGGATGTGAACTTAGGCGAAATCTCGCTGATGGCGCTGCTGATGACGATGAAATGCGCGTTGGTCGGGCTGCCGCTGGGTGGTGCGAAAGGCGGAGTGGTTTGCGATCCGCACGACCTGAGTCGCGCGGAGTTACAGAACATCACGCGCCGCTACACGACGGAAATCATTAAAGTGATTGGCCCGGACCAAGATATCCCGGCGCCCGATATGGGGACCGATGCCCAAGTCATGGCCTGGATCATGGATACGTACTCGTTGGCGCAAGGCCACTCCGTCCCGGCAGTCGTAACCGGCAAGCCACTGTCGATCGGCGGTACCCACGGACGACTCTCAGCGACGGGCCTCGGCGTTTGCTTTGCCATCCAGGCCGCAGCGCGGCGGAAACAATTCAACCTCACGGCCGACACGACCGTCATTGTCCAAGGATTCGGCAACGTCGGCTACTTTGCCGCCGATGGGATGCGGAACTTGGGGTGTCGGGTGGTTGGCGTGAGCGACATCGGGAGTGCGATCTACAATCCAAAGGGATTGGATCTGGAGGTCATCGCGCGTTACGTCAAAGAACACCGGTACCTCAAGGGTTGCCCCGGGGGCGAGGCCATGACGAACGCCGAGTTGCTGGAGCAGCGCTGCGACATCCTGATTCCGGCGGCAACGCAGGACCAAATCGGCGCACACAACGTCGATCGGATTCGTTGTCAGATCTTGGCCGAAGGTGCGAATGCGGCGACGAACCCCGATGCGTCGCAAGTCTTGGAAGATCGCGGCGTGTTGGTCATCCCAGACATCTTGGCCAATGCCGGCGGCGTGACGACCTCGTACTTTGAATGGGTGCAGGGTTTGCAAAACTTCTTCTGGACGGAAGAACGCGTGAATCAAGAGTTGCAGCGTGTGATGAACGACGCCGTCGACCGCGTGTATCAGACGAGTCAGGCCGAAGGACTCAACATGCGCGACGCCAGTTTGACCGTCGCGTGTCGTCGCATCCAAGACGCTTATCGCGTGCGCGGACTCTTTCCATAA
- a CDS encoding 1-acyl-sn-glycerol-3-phosphate acyltransferase — protein sequence MRPAPLQWCGAFFLEGIVRLPLITVLAINVYGIPICRCLLRVLFGERSWRGLRLLNNLLGRCDWALHLIRDSLLLVGWVVLLAYFAVTPSLWRGDFAPAPLFAAYAGLCIAVSFWARWDHRRLRTQLLLWRVRHQHMHPQAFFTAYFSGFGPLPMTLPTDVRPFCQGPLVDFRAGVQPRWRFWSAIHAICSTAFFALLVLFVARQRTLASRMRELVDAIVALWGARVCQLARLRLEIEGADVWRTFDGAAIFCGNHSSALDFVIGAAVVGWTRPCNREGFHLRYLAAKDHFIDNWWIYRVLRIGMAMQTAGMIFVHRFGTAAQRQQAIEDAVTEIVRSGVDLAIYPQGTRAPARIDATGRPEEPGYFCVGGRARRARVGDHLKKGAARLAVAAADQLARAEPPRSVALLPMAILGAGLALPKGRMRIYVGTTIHVRCGAPMIVPPSEADSAERVSLCHQQLDAALQSLLQVRERLNAACLHDAEAALTLEEHAALQSRLTDGARLPNVWYAFLDNLYQLPPAKRPDAVTTACRQLLSGADLESALDRLLKV from the coding sequence ATGCGCCCCGCACCACTGCAATGGTGCGGGGCGTTTTTTCTTGAGGGCATCGTGCGGCTTCCATTGATTACCGTGCTGGCTATCAACGTGTACGGCATCCCAATATGCCGCTGTTTGTTGCGAGTGTTGTTCGGAGAGCGGTCGTGGCGCGGTCTCCGGCTGCTGAATAATCTCTTAGGGCGTTGCGATTGGGCGCTGCACTTGATTCGCGATTCGTTGCTGCTCGTCGGATGGGTTGTGCTGCTAGCTTACTTTGCAGTCACGCCCAGCTTATGGCGCGGAGACTTCGCGCCAGCGCCGTTGTTTGCCGCGTATGCGGGTTTATGCATCGCGGTGTCGTTCTGGGCGCGATGGGATCATCGCCGCTTGCGTACTCAACTGCTGTTGTGGCGCGTGCGCCATCAGCATATGCATCCGCAAGCATTCTTTACGGCGTACTTTTCCGGTTTTGGTCCGCTCCCCATGACGTTGCCGACGGACGTGCGGCCATTCTGCCAAGGACCTCTCGTCGATTTCCGCGCCGGGGTGCAGCCGCGCTGGCGCTTCTGGTCGGCAATCCACGCCATCTGTTCGACCGCATTTTTTGCGCTGCTGGTCCTTTTCGTGGCGCGGCAACGCACGTTGGCCTCGCGCATGCGGGAGCTCGTTGATGCGATTGTGGCCTTGTGGGGAGCGCGGGTCTGTCAATTGGCGCGGCTGCGACTGGAAATTGAAGGAGCAGACGTGTGGCGTACATTTGATGGCGCCGCGATCTTTTGTGGCAATCACAGTAGTGCGCTCGACTTCGTGATCGGTGCGGCCGTCGTCGGCTGGACCCGTCCGTGCAACCGCGAGGGGTTTCATTTACGGTACTTGGCCGCGAAGGATCACTTCATCGACAATTGGTGGATCTACCGCGTCTTGCGGATCGGCATGGCGATGCAGACGGCAGGGATGATCTTCGTGCATCGATTCGGCACAGCGGCGCAACGACAGCAGGCGATCGAAGATGCCGTGACGGAGATCGTCCGCTCCGGCGTCGACCTCGCTATTTATCCACAAGGGACGCGCGCGCCGGCGCGGATCGATGCGACCGGACGGCCCGAAGAACCGGGATACTTTTGCGTCGGCGGGCGGGCGCGACGCGCACGAGTCGGCGATCATTTAAAGAAGGGAGCAGCACGCTTGGCCGTCGCTGCGGCGGACCAATTGGCACGGGCAGAACCGCCGCGGTCGGTGGCGTTGTTGCCGATGGCGATCTTGGGAGCGGGCTTGGCGCTCCCGAAAGGACGGATGCGCATCTACGTTGGCACGACAATCCACGTGCGATGCGGTGCCCCAATGATCGTGCCGCCGAGCGAAGCGGACAGCGCGGAGCGAGTATCTCTCTGTCATCAACAACTGGATGCGGCGTTGCAATCGCTACTCCAAGTCCGTGAGCGCCTCAACGCCGCTTGTTTGCACGATGCCGAAGCCGCACTGACGCTGGAAGAACATGCCGCGCTTCAGTCGCGTTTGACCGACGGCGCGCGCTTGCCGAACGTGTGGTACGCGTTCCTCGACAATCTCTATCAATTACCTCCGGCAAAAAGACCTGACGCAGTGACGACGGCCTGTCGGCAGTTGTTGTCGGGTGCCGATTTGGAATCGGCCTTAGATCGGTTACTCAAGGTATGA
- a CDS encoding inositol monophosphatase: MEPLALAVQLARASGKYQRAHLGHIREVRMKGLTDPVTDVDQACEQMILDGIRREFPAHAILAEESGSTAGSEWLWVVDPLDGTVNFTHGYPLFCTCIALCRDGRPELSVIYEPNHDELFVAQRGSGATCNGDRIHVSQTTRVIESLLDTGFAYSREQGELAINIPIFNTMLMRARAVRRDGVAGVDLAYVAKGRYDGFWEFYLRPWDLAAGVLLVEEAGGRVTNLHGGLFDLFGPEVLATNGLIHQEIIEIVRVAATTSKTP; encoded by the coding sequence GTGGAACCATTAGCGCTGGCCGTACAACTCGCTCGTGCATCGGGAAAATACCAACGCGCCCATCTCGGCCATATCCGCGAGGTCCGGATGAAAGGCCTGACCGATCCGGTCACGGACGTCGATCAGGCCTGCGAACAGATGATCCTCGATGGCATCCGCCGCGAATTCCCCGCGCACGCGATCTTAGCCGAGGAAAGTGGCTCTACTGCAGGCAGCGAGTGGCTGTGGGTCGTCGACCCGCTCGACGGCACTGTCAATTTCACGCACGGATATCCGCTCTTCTGCACTTGCATTGCGCTCTGCCGCGATGGACGGCCAGAACTCTCTGTCATCTACGAACCGAATCATGATGAGTTGTTCGTCGCGCAGCGTGGGAGTGGTGCCACGTGCAACGGAGACCGTATCCATGTTTCCCAGACGACACGAGTCATTGAGTCGTTGCTCGACACCGGTTTTGCGTACAGCCGGGAGCAAGGCGAACTGGCTATCAACATCCCGATCTTCAACACCATGCTGATGCGCGCGCGCGCCGTCCGCCGAGACGGCGTGGCCGGTGTCGATCTCGCGTATGTGGCGAAGGGCCGCTATGATGGCTTCTGGGAATTTTATTTGCGTCCGTGGGACCTGGCCGCCGGCGTGTTGTTAGTCGAGGAGGCGGGCGGCCGGGTCACGAATCTGCATGGCGGTCTCTTTGACCTATTTGGGCCCGAGGTGTTGGCGACCAACGGGCTGATCCATCAGGAAATCATTGAAATCGTGCGTGTTGCAGCAACGACTTCGAAAACGCCATGA